The following coding sequences are from one Treponema parvum window:
- a CDS encoding threonine/serine exporter family protein gives MDIRLLTELVKAFAFSFVAVAGFSIVFNTEIKDVWWGSVFGSVGWVLYTVIAKYMGSAAGGYTAGAFTVAVFSEVAAMVLKRPATIFLVPSILPLVPGGGIYDMMFATVSGDLVKAGEAGYKTLIAAGAIALGIAVASSAARIFSKAIRSHIIRRQ, from the coding sequence ATGGATATCCGTTTATTGACAGAATTGGTAAAAGCCTTTGCGTTCAGTTTTGTCGCTGTGGCGGGATTTTCTATCGTCTTTAATACGGAAATAAAAGACGTGTGGTGGGGTTCCGTCTTCGGCTCCGTAGGCTGGGTATTATACACGGTTATCGCAAAATACATGGGCTCGGCGGCAGGAGGATATACCGCCGGCGCGTTTACCGTCGCCGTTTTTTCCGAAGTTGCCGCCATGGTTTTAAAAAGGCCTGCAACCATTTTTTTGGTTCCAAGCATTCTTCCGCTGGTGCCCGGCGGCGGAATTTATGACATGATGTTTGCAACCGTGAGCGGAGATCTGGTAAAGGCCGGAGAGGCAGGCTATAAAACTTTAATCGCCGCCGGGGCGATCGCACTGGGAATTGCGGTGGCTTCGTCTGCGGCGCGTATTTTCTCCAAGGCAATACGCTCGCATATTATACGCCGACAGTAG
- a CDS encoding exodeoxyribonuclease III: MNIISWNVNGLRAVEKKGFIPWLLSSGADVVCIQETKADISQLSPELIAPGGDPSSQSSAEADSGRNPSEENFLAAGIEPRKEISYYSYFSSAKKAGYSGTAVYSLKKPDRVCTLGIPEFDDEGRVTAAFFGRTVIISAYFPNSQAEGARLPYKLRFCDAILDFCADLVASKNNVVLCGDYNIAHKPIDLENPKANENNPGYLPEERAWMDKFTSSGYVDTFRRFCAEPKQYTWWSYRFRAREKDIGWRIDYQCVNEKFLSSVKSSSILKNVMGSDHCPINIEISETL, from the coding sequence ATGAACATTATTTCATGGAACGTAAATGGTCTTAGAGCCGTAGAAAAAAAAGGCTTTATCCCGTGGCTTTTATCATCCGGCGCCGATGTTGTGTGCATACAGGAGACAAAGGCCGACATATCGCAGCTGTCCCCCGAACTTATCGCACCCGGAGGCGATCCATCGTCCCAAAGTTCCGCCGAAGCCGATTCAGGCCGAAATCCTTCGGAAGAAAATTTTTTAGCCGCCGGTATAGAACCTCGGAAAGAAATCTCATATTATTCTTATTTTTCTTCCGCAAAAAAAGCCGGATATTCTGGAACTGCCGTCTATTCTTTGAAAAAGCCTGACAGAGTCTGCACTCTGGGGATTCCTGAATTTGACGACGAAGGCAGGGTAACGGCCGCGTTTTTCGGCAGGACTGTGATAATAAGCGCTTATTTTCCGAACAGCCAGGCTGAAGGAGCTCGTCTTCCGTATAAACTGCGGTTTTGCGACGCTATTCTTGATTTCTGTGCCGACTTGGTGGCTTCCAAAAACAATGTGGTTTTGTGCGGCGATTATAATATCGCGCATAAACCTATAGATCTGGAAAATCCCAAGGCAAATGAAAACAATCCGGGTTACTTACCCGAAGAGCGCGCATGGATGGATAAATTCACTTCTTCGGGCTATGTAGACACTTTTAGGCGTTTTTGTGCGGAGCCCAAGCAGTATACGTGGTGGAGCTATCGCTTCCGTGCACGAGAAAAGGACATCGGTTGGCGTATCGATTATCAGTGCGTAAATGAAAAATTTTTATCGTCCGTCAAATCGTCATCCATACTGAAAAACGTGATGGGAAGCGATCACTGTCCGATAAACATAGAAATTTCAGAAACGCTCTAG
- a CDS encoding tetratricopeptide repeat protein has product MGIQLSENLTQAYGFLENGKPHDAKQILEDAAESDLDNKDILFALNCCHFMINSLRQIESVEDPFERGESIIHEWKAFEGGTAGEKTPHDILYAARRGFFTLALENYNKLINEADPRQKAEIYRKIGLCHKKFGEYETAKNCLLEANALFPGSSPIIAELADCFALCGEEKKAKVLFKEAFFVDPQKIDFSFLDSELICCLIRKVTDKGFTGAALQEWVPVYGVLFGIFNIKRELRSQEVGRLKQDIYAKENESKDPSSDQALLTPRLINLYFWLIDHYVLTNTEQPKINQVLLKIKILDPVIYSLFVK; this is encoded by the coding sequence ATGGGAATTCAATTGAGTGAAAACCTGACACAAGCATACGGATTCCTCGAAAACGGTAAACCGCACGACGCAAAGCAAATTCTTGAAGACGCAGCAGAGTCCGATTTGGACAACAAAGACATCCTTTTTGCGCTCAACTGCTGCCATTTTATGATAAATTCGTTAAGACAGATAGAATCCGTCGAAGATCCTTTTGAACGAGGCGAAAGTATCATCCATGAATGGAAAGCGTTCGAAGGCGGAACTGCAGGAGAAAAAACTCCGCACGACATACTGTACGCCGCAAGGCGCGGTTTTTTTACTTTGGCGCTTGAAAATTATAATAAACTGATAAACGAGGCGGATCCCAGACAAAAAGCTGAAATTTACCGCAAGATAGGACTCTGTCATAAAAAATTTGGCGAATACGAAACGGCAAAAAATTGTCTGTTGGAAGCGAACGCTCTTTTTCCGGGATCTTCGCCGATAATAGCGGAGCTGGCGGACTGCTTTGCTCTTTGCGGAGAAGAAAAAAAGGCAAAAGTTTTGTTCAAAGAAGCTTTTTTTGTGGATCCGCAAAAGATCGATTTCAGTTTTTTAGATTCGGAATTGATTTGCTGCCTGATACGCAAGGTTACGGACAAGGGATTTACGGGCGCCGCACTGCAGGAATGGGTTCCTGTTTACGGAGTTTTGTTTGGGATTTTCAATATAAAACGGGAACTGCGTTCTCAGGAAGTCGGAAGGTTAAAACAGGATATCTATGCCAAAGAGAATGAATCTAAAGATCCTTCAAGCGATCAAGCCTTGCTTACGCCGCGGCTTATAAACCTGTATTTTTGGCTGATCGATCATTATGTGCTTACAAACACTGAACAGCCTAAGATCAATCAGGTATTGTTAAAGATAAAGATATTAGATCCGGTGATATATTCGCTTTTTGTAAAATAA
- the greA gene encoding transcription elongation factor GreA has product MSEELIKNVQEMLKEETWTRAAISNYTKNNLIELAAVIEKARNENCADEIKTLCDEHLTHSKDSIIALYFSGILALDKGTLDNSALVSLVDIFKKNHKEAVVEYLCESILADDPNNKFALRTLADRYRAENNEKVWELYERIVKLDYEEAELAKALAEHYEELSDSENAIAYYKKALLRYVSAKNLNIIKEVWTKLISLIPEEIDFFLLVQRKVAKTISDDKSALLMQELYTYYKDTQKWDTAIDILKLILSIDPKDNWARKEIIECFKGKYAGHSHLDDYIRSSNLTQNFRNVFEAISDFEKHIAFDAKNFVFHRSWGVGIIRKVHNDILTINFGKRSGIHEMSLKMAVNALTPLAKNHIWVLKATKSREELAKKIKDEKEWALKTIIKSFDNNCDFKRIKAELVDSILTPGEWTSWNTAAKKILESNSSFGVNPNDINMYTVREHEISLEEKLSNEFKAQKQFFARIEILMKFVNADETDKGSELFADMFSYFTSFLKTVTKVNEQILASYLVVRDINAKIPSLAFPIKYTFKEIYDDIENPRAMYDLLKDSKNTSLQANYLAAIKMLPDWADQYIRLFPAVLSSDMLKTLINSGHTEKVQKLAQASFENSREYREAALYLFKECQNEKWFKEAGIPYEKQLIGLLNIITQTFREINNHVNTTENKKINRTATQLLFKDDTLLKYMIENGEDTITRMYTLIDDITDLESSIKATLRNKILEKYPEYKFHTAEEKTSAPSGMLVTVKKLEEKQALVDQIQNVDIPANAKDLSEARSQGDLKENAEYKAAKEHQHYLTVTLAKLQEELNRSVIFDPTTITTSVISFATKVTLLNKDTGKDETYTILGPWESDPDNGIISYMSPFGDALLDHKAGEDISFVINEHSYNYTVKAIKAAKI; this is encoded by the coding sequence ATGTCTGAAGAATTGATAAAAAACGTCCAAGAGATGCTTAAAGAAGAAACATGGACACGCGCTGCCATAAGCAATTATACGAAGAACAACCTCATTGAACTTGCCGCCGTCATAGAAAAAGCGCGCAACGAAAACTGCGCCGATGAAATAAAAACCCTTTGCGACGAACATTTGACGCATTCCAAAGACAGCATCATAGCCTTATATTTTTCAGGGATTCTTGCGCTCGATAAAGGTACTCTGGATAATTCCGCTCTCGTCTCTCTCGTAGATATCTTCAAAAAAAACCACAAAGAAGCCGTCGTAGAATATTTGTGCGAGTCCATCCTTGCGGACGATCCCAACAATAAATTTGCGCTTCGCACGCTTGCTGATCGTTACAGGGCGGAAAACAACGAAAAGGTTTGGGAACTTTATGAGCGGATTGTAAAACTTGACTATGAAGAAGCCGAACTTGCCAAAGCCCTTGCCGAACACTACGAAGAGCTTTCGGACAGTGAAAATGCGATCGCCTATTATAAAAAAGCGCTTTTGCGGTACGTAAGCGCAAAAAATCTGAATATAATAAAAGAAGTTTGGACAAAATTGATTTCACTCATACCGGAAGAGATTGATTTTTTTCTGCTCGTTCAGCGAAAAGTTGCCAAAACCATAAGCGATGATAAAAGCGCTCTTTTGATGCAGGAGCTGTACACTTATTATAAAGATACTCAAAAATGGGATACCGCTATAGACATACTCAAGCTCATCCTTTCCATAGATCCTAAAGATAATTGGGCGCGCAAAGAAATAATAGAATGCTTTAAAGGCAAATATGCGGGGCACAGCCACCTCGACGACTACATACGTTCTTCCAACCTTACGCAGAATTTCAGAAACGTATTCGAGGCCATAAGCGATTTTGAAAAACATATCGCCTTTGACGCTAAAAACTTCGTCTTTCACCGTTCATGGGGCGTAGGTATCATACGAAAGGTACATAACGACATTTTGACAATCAACTTCGGCAAAAGATCCGGCATACACGAAATGTCTTTAAAGATGGCCGTAAACGCGCTTACTCCGCTTGCCAAAAACCACATATGGGTATTAAAGGCCACAAAATCTCGCGAAGAATTGGCAAAAAAAATAAAAGATGAAAAAGAATGGGCTTTAAAGACCATAATAAAAAGTTTTGACAACAACTGCGACTTTAAGCGCATAAAGGCGGAACTGGTCGATTCCATTTTGACTCCGGGCGAATGGACTTCTTGGAATACCGCCGCTAAAAAAATTTTGGAATCAAATTCTTCGTTCGGCGTAAACCCAAACGACATAAATATGTACACGGTGCGCGAACATGAAATCAGTTTGGAAGAAAAACTGTCGAACGAATTCAAGGCTCAAAAACAATTCTTTGCACGCATAGAAATTCTCATGAAATTCGTTAACGCCGATGAAACGGACAAGGGCAGCGAACTGTTCGCCGATATGTTCAGCTATTTTACAAGTTTTTTAAAGACGGTAACAAAGGTGAACGAGCAGATTCTTGCCTCATACCTTGTGGTTCGCGACATAAATGCTAAGATTCCGTCGCTCGCCTTTCCTATAAAATACACTTTTAAAGAAATTTACGACGACATTGAAAATCCTCGGGCAATGTATGATCTTTTAAAAGATTCTAAAAATACATCGTTGCAGGCGAATTATCTTGCAGCCATAAAAATGCTCCCGGATTGGGCGGATCAGTATATCAGACTGTTTCCGGCAGTGCTTTCATCGGATATGCTGAAAACACTCATAAATTCGGGACATACTGAAAAAGTACAAAAACTGGCTCAGGCGAGTTTTGAAAATTCGCGCGAATACAGGGAAGCGGCCTTATATTTGTTTAAAGAATGTCAGAATGAAAAGTGGTTTAAGGAAGCCGGAATACCGTATGAAAAGCAGCTCATAGGACTGCTCAACATAATCACCCAAACGTTCCGTGAAATAAACAATCACGTAAACACAACGGAAAATAAAAAGATAAACCGTACGGCGACGCAGCTTTTGTTTAAAGACGACACCTTACTCAAGTATATGATTGAAAACGGTGAAGACACGATCACGCGCATGTACACCCTTATAGACGACATAACCGACCTTGAGTCTTCCATAAAGGCCACGCTGCGCAATAAGATTCTTGAAAAATATCCGGAATATAAATTCCATACGGCCGAAGAAAAAACTTCCGCGCCGAGCGGAATGCTTGTTACCGTTAAAAAACTGGAAGAAAAGCAGGCGCTTGTAGACCAAATTCAAAACGTCGATATTCCCGCGAACGCAAAAGATTTAAGCGAAGCGCGCTCTCAGGGAGACTTAAAGGAAAACGCGGAATACAAGGCGGCCAAAGAACACCAGCACTACCTTACCGTAACTTTGGCAAAATTGCAGGAAGAGCTAAATCGTTCCGTCATCTTTGATCCCACTACGATCACCACGTCCGTAATATCTTTTGCTACAAAGGTAACTCTTTTAAATAAGGATACTGGCAAGGACGAAACTTACACGATCTTAGGTCCGTGGGAATCCGACCCCGACAACGGAATAATTTCTTATATGTCGCCGTTCGGCGATGCTTTGCTTGATCACAAAGCAGGAGAAGACATATCCTTTGTGATAAATGAGCATAGTTATAACTATACGGTAAAAGCCATTAAGGCGGCAAAGATCTAA
- a CDS encoding type II toxin-antitoxin system RelE family toxin, whose protein sequence is MKIVFPAKAKKQFLKFDHSIQTQIQKFVKKLEKLKNPRETGKMLVGNRLGFWRYRVGDYRLICRIQDKELVIVVVEVGHRREVHEDM, encoded by the coding sequence ATGAAAATTGTTTTTCCAGCAAAAGCAAAAAAACAATTTTTAAAATTTGATCATTCTATTCAAACGCAAATACAGAAATTTGTGAAAAAACTTGAAAAATTGAAAAATCCACGGGAAACAGGAAAAATGCTTGTTGGAAACCGGCTCGGATTCTGGCGATATCGAGTAGGTGATTACAGGTTGATTTGCCGCATACAGGACAAGGAACTTGTGATTGTCGTTGTGGAAGTAGGTCATCGGCGCGAAGTCCATGAAGATATGTAG
- a CDS encoding DUF6290 family protein, translating into MKTTKAKVKSMSISFQPDMFTRIDSYCAERGCSRSWFINKAAELFLAECLEDKADYEAAVTAWNEYEKSGFKSYPADEVFKEAGL; encoded by the coding sequence ATGAAAACAACAAAAGCAAAGGTTAAAAGTATGAGTATCAGTTTTCAGCCGGATATGTTTACTCGAATTGATTCCTATTGTGCCGAACGGGGTTGTTCCCGCAGTTGGTTTATCAACAAGGCGGCGGAGTTGTTTTTAGCAGAGTGTCTTGAAGATAAGGCGGATTATGAAGCTGCCGTTACAGCTTGGAATGAATACGAAAAGAGCGGTTTTAAGTCTTACCCGGCAGATGAGGTGTTCAAAGAGGCCGGGTTATGA